The Mycobacterium riyadhense sequence CACCAATGTGGTCACGACGCTGACGAGCACAAACCTCGCCTTCACGATCACGCTTGATCCTCCTGGCGGGGTGATGACCTTTGGATTGCCGCTGGCGATGACCCTCAATGCTCTGGGTTCCCCGGTCACCACGGCGATGGCGTTTGGACAAAGCACGACCGCGTTTATCAGTGCTGTGCAGGCCGGAAACCTTCCGGCGGCAGCGAGCGCCCTGATCGGTGCTCCCGCAAACATCGCCAACGGCTTCCTCAATGGTGAGGGCACTGTCCCGTTGGCGCTGCCGCCGTCGACGACGGGGGGCATTCCGGTGACCGTCAACATTCCGGTCGGAGGCATTATCTCGCCGCTGCGCCCCTTGACGGCGACGATTGATTTACCCCCATCTCTCGGGGGCCCGATTACCCTGACGCTCGGCGGCACGCCTGCGGGCGGGATCATTCCCGCAGTGCTGAGCTACGCGCCCGAACAGCTCGCGCAAGCCATCGGTGCTTAGTCGCTAGCGGCCGGCCAGCTGGATTGTGCCGCCGCGCGTCACACATCTGCATGCGGCCTCGTCTAACACGTGACGACGAAAGCTGCTTGTAAGGACGGCCATCATGAATCCCACTGGAACAGCGGCGCGCCTGTACGTCAGCGCGGTGACGGCACTGATCGGACTGCTGATCATTGCGATAGGGATTTGGTGTCTGATCGATCCCGGTTCGTTCGCCGAATTCGTCGGATTCGCCGAACATGAGCACTTCCTGCACGACGTCGGGGCATTCCAGCTGGGTCTCGGCGCGATGCTGCTGCTCGCTCTGATCTGGTCGGATGCGTTGGCCACGGCGATAGCCGGATTCTTCCTAGCCAACACGGTTCACACCGTCAACCATGTGGTGGACCTGCACCTTGGCGGCTCGCCCGCCCAAGCGTGGCTGCTCGGCGCGGCGTCGGTGGCACTTGCCGTCGCCTTCGCACTGCGGTTGCGTCAGCTCGGCTACGTCTTGGGCAACGTCACCTGCACCACCGATCCGGCACTAGCCCCATTCGTGCGCCAGAAGACCATCAGGCTCACGACATTTCGCAAGGACGGTACGGCCGGAACAAGTCCCGTCAGCATCGTGGTGGACGGCGATCGCGCGTATTTCCGTAGTTTCGAGCAGGCCGTCAAGGTGCGCCGGATTCGACGCAACCCAAACGTCGAATTCGGCCCGGCGACAATGTCGGGTAACGCAACCGGCGACATGCAGCCCGG is a genomic window containing:
- a CDS encoding PPOX class F420-dependent oxidoreductase → MNPTGTAARLYVSAVTALIGLLIIAIGIWCLIDPGSFAEFVGFAEHEHFLHDVGAFQLGLGAMLLLALIWSDALATAIAGFFLANTVHTVNHVVDLHLGGSPAQAWLLGAASVALAVAFALRLRQLGYVLGNVTCTTDPALAPFVRQKTIRLTTFRKDGTAGTSPVSIVVDGDRAYFRSFEQAVKVRRIRRNPNVEFGPATMSGNATGDMQPGRVRLLDGADYEKAARLLRRKYPLLHGLLVPAAHRLGRSKYGRTVHAELIPLASFNNDARLAPGRWASSRPGSNP